A region from the Desulfomarina profundi genome encodes:
- a CDS encoding MerC domain-containing protein — translation MGFLINDTVMLWITIAALIVSVGFLAFRAKRRRGYKPFWTGLTGSLLIITGKFIIDIPFLFYSGLALLIAASLWNSWPRKNSKTTVSTPYSKMEEEK, via the coding sequence TTGGGATTTTTAATTAATGATACTGTCATGCTGTGGATAACCATTGCTGCATTGATTGTGTCTGTCGGATTTCTGGCATTCAGAGCAAAACGACGAAGAGGATATAAACCTTTCTGGACAGGACTTACAGGATCACTGCTCATTATAACAGGAAAATTTATTATCGATATACCATTCCTTTTTTACAGCGGGCTGGCTTTGCTCATAGCAGCCTCATTGTGGAACAGTTGGCCGCGGAAGAATTCCAAGACAACTGTTTCAACCCCATACTCAAAGATGGAGGAAGAAAAATGA
- a CDS encoding MerR family transcriptional regulator, with translation MKALTIGKVAKQAGLGVETIRFYERVGLLEEPPRTDSGYRQYPPEAIDKLRFIKRAKQLGFSLQEVGELFSLRLNQDATCSDVKIKAEVKIRDIEKKIYDLNRMKEALAQLTLQCSGSGPIHQCPILAALEPEGEDP, from the coding sequence ATGAAAGCACTTACCATTGGCAAGGTTGCTAAACAGGCTGGACTTGGGGTCGAGACCATTCGTTTCTATGAACGGGTGGGATTGCTGGAAGAACCGCCACGCACTGATTCCGGTTACAGGCAATACCCGCCTGAGGCAATAGATAAATTACGGTTTATTAAAAGAGCCAAACAGCTGGGATTTTCTCTGCAGGAAGTGGGTGAGCTTTTTTCCCTGCGTTTGAATCAGGATGCAACATGCAGCGATGTGAAGATAAAAGCAGAGGTAAAAATCCGGGACATTGAAAAAAAAATATACGACCTGAACAGAATGAAAGAAGCACTGGCTCAACTGACTCTTCAGTGCAGCGGCAGTGGCCCCATTCACCAATGCCCTATTCTTGCTGCCCTTGAACCGGAAGGAGAAGATCCATGA
- a CDS encoding MlaD family protein — MSEQPVIQKQRGISAVWILPILALCLCGWLLYTSYQNRGIEIVISFNDATGITPGKTRVMAKGIPIGMVKKLVPDLGNQQVKAIVKMEKPAIDYLVEDTLFWVVRPELSASSIQGLDTILSGSYIGIQVGSSKNPRREFKGLSSSPPVSRDTPGLHIRLRAEKLGSIQTGTGVYYRNIEIGDVEKYELEGDKNILIDLFIKPEYSHLVRTKSRFCNVSGVQISGKLPSLKIQVESLASLLRGGILLHTPDQLKKSPAARNGHIFPLYPDYESANYGLPMTLKLASGENIVEGATKIMYRGLEAGFVKEIQFNDDEQRSVTAHILLDPRAELILRENTVFWLVKPKISPGGIENLRLLISGPHITFQPGGGAFKNDFEILPEPPPQKPLRPGKSFLLTSKDPVTLSVNSPVYFRNIVVGEIIDVDLDRSGTTAKTTIFIYDRYLHFLSRQSIFWKQEGIELAADVSGIKLKTGPLTRLLYGGISFTTPDKLKKKKNFAPAEGEKFILYSSLEEARKLVPELQPKGRRFQIMADNASSLSVGAPILHKNVKIGQIEQFNLTKDRQKVLIDCIVADQYRNLVNGSTRFYNISGIEVTGDLEGITVQTGSLQSVFSGGLGCISKPGTTAPRQPFVLYKNLEEARKSDYLELSVHLENSLDLDEGSPVKYKNMTIGKVSKLSMAANLKTIIARIRVDKKYTPLFRSETRFWVEQMKIDFSGVSNVKSLVFGPFLTFLPGAGSPKRTFMALNSPPYTEIANSTGLGLVLETRHLGSLDTGSPVYYRQVQVGHVTGAELDPSFRKVLVFITIDSRYMAIVRKNTKFWNVSGIKVEGGLFSGLTVATESLQSILKGGIALATPENEENGGPVEPGERFTLHDKAEKKWLDWNPDLVLMTEKKKSDSP; from the coding sequence ATGTCGGAACAACCTGTTATTCAAAAGCAACGTGGTATTTCAGCCGTCTGGATCCTGCCCATTCTCGCACTCTGCCTCTGCGGATGGCTGCTGTATACCAGCTACCAGAACCGTGGTATAGAAATTGTTATCTCTTTCAATGATGCCACGGGTATCACTCCCGGTAAAACAAGGGTAATGGCCAAGGGTATCCCAATCGGCATGGTCAAAAAACTAGTGCCTGATCTTGGGAACCAGCAGGTCAAAGCCATTGTCAAAATGGAAAAACCGGCCATCGACTACCTGGTAGAAGATACCCTCTTCTGGGTAGTTCGTCCGGAACTGTCCGCCTCCTCCATCCAGGGACTGGATACCATTCTTTCAGGCAGTTACATAGGAATCCAGGTCGGTTCCTCAAAAAATCCCAGGCGCGAATTCAAAGGCCTTTCATCCAGCCCCCCCGTCTCCCGTGATACTCCCGGCCTGCATATCCGGCTCCGTGCTGAGAAACTCGGTTCAATCCAGACAGGAACCGGTGTGTACTACAGAAATATTGAAATTGGTGATGTGGAAAAATATGAACTGGAAGGCGACAAAAATATCCTCATTGATCTTTTCATCAAGCCTGAATACAGTCATCTTGTCCGGACAAAAAGCCGTTTCTGCAATGTCAGTGGTGTCCAGATCAGCGGTAAACTGCCCAGTCTGAAAATTCAGGTGGAATCCCTGGCCTCACTCCTGCGTGGAGGTATTCTTCTCCACACCCCCGATCAGCTCAAGAAAAGTCCTGCTGCCCGAAATGGCCACATTTTCCCGCTTTATCCCGACTATGAATCGGCTAATTATGGGCTGCCCATGACCCTGAAACTTGCCTCCGGTGAAAATATAGTTGAAGGGGCAACCAAAATTATGTACCGGGGGCTGGAAGCAGGGTTCGTCAAGGAAATCCAGTTCAATGACGATGAACAACGGAGCGTGACCGCTCATATCCTCCTTGACCCGAGAGCAGAACTGATTCTACGGGAAAACACCGTTTTCTGGCTGGTGAAACCAAAAATCAGTCCCGGAGGTATTGAAAACCTGCGCCTGCTTATTTCCGGCCCTCACATCACCTTTCAGCCCGGGGGAGGTGCCTTTAAAAATGACTTTGAAATTCTACCGGAACCACCTCCACAGAAACCACTTCGACCAGGTAAAAGCTTTCTTCTCACCTCGAAGGACCCGGTAACCCTGTCCGTGAATTCTCCAGTTTATTTCCGCAACATTGTGGTTGGAGAAATCATTGATGTGGACCTCGACCGATCGGGAACAACTGCAAAAACAACTATTTTCATCTACGATCGCTACCTTCATTTCCTCAGCCGACAGAGTATCTTCTGGAAGCAGGAGGGCATTGAGCTCGCAGCTGATGTTTCCGGAATCAAATTGAAAACAGGCCCTCTTACCCGATTGCTCTATGGAGGAATAAGCTTTACAACCCCGGACAAGCTGAAAAAGAAAAAGAACTTTGCTCCAGCTGAAGGTGAAAAATTTATTCTCTACTCAAGCCTCGAAGAGGCCAGAAAACTTGTCCCTGAACTACAGCCAAAAGGCAGACGTTTCCAGATTATGGCGGACAATGCCAGCTCCCTTTCAGTGGGCGCTCCTATTCTTCATAAAAATGTAAAAATTGGACAGATAGAACAATTCAACCTGACGAAAGATCGACAAAAGGTTCTTATTGACTGCATTGTCGCAGACCAATACAGAAACCTGGTGAATGGATCGACCCGCTTCTACAATATAAGCGGTATCGAGGTCACAGGTGACCTGGAAGGTATCACGGTTCAAACCGGTTCACTCCAGTCGGTTTTCTCCGGTGGCCTGGGGTGCATCTCCAAACCGGGAACAACTGCGCCCAGGCAGCCCTTTGTTCTCTACAAAAACCTTGAAGAAGCCCGGAAAAGTGACTATCTGGAACTATCAGTTCACCTTGAAAACAGCCTTGACCTGGACGAAGGCTCCCCGGTTAAATACAAAAATATGACAATCGGCAAGGTGTCAAAATTGTCAATGGCGGCCAATCTTAAAACAATTATTGCCCGGATCAGGGTGGATAAAAAGTATACTCCACTGTTTCGCAGTGAAACCCGGTTCTGGGTGGAACAGATGAAGATTGATTTTTCCGGAGTCAGCAATGTCAAGAGCCTGGTCTTTGGTCCTTTTCTTACGTTTCTGCCGGGAGCAGGCTCGCCCAAGCGAACCTTTATGGCCCTGAACTCCCCTCCTTACACAGAAATTGCCAACAGCACCGGCCTTGGTCTTGTCCTGGAAACACGCCACCTGGGATCACTGGACACTGGTTCTCCGGTGTATTACAGGCAGGTGCAGGTTGGCCACGTCACCGGTGCGGAGCTGGACCCGTCTTTTCGAAAGGTCCTGGTATTTATAACCATCGACTCACGCTATATGGCCATAGTTCGGAAAAACACCAAATTCTGGAACGTCAGTGGAATAAAAGTTGAAGGTGGACTGTTTTCCGGACTCACTGTTGCCACAGAATCCCTGCAGTCGATCCTGAAAGGGGGAATCGCTCTGGCTACACCGGAAAATGAAGAAAACGGAGGCCCTGTTGAACCCGGAGAACGCTTCACTCTCCATGATAAAGCCGAAAAAAAATGGCTTGACTGGAATCCTGATCTTGTCCTCATGACAGAAAAAAAGAAATCTGATTCCCCATGA
- a CDS encoding paraquat-inducible protein A yields the protein MKPDADILEKITACSGCDMLLPAIDPAPGHTVLCPRCGTTIKKRSSHSILKVLALSITGLLLYFPSIFLPLMTFESFGFHDSASIVDSIIIFFQNDYFIVSSMVLLSALVLPALLLILIFTVSFNLYRENYPSFLPLAFKAYIKLEEWAMVEVYLLGVMITVIKMKDSADIQYHIGLFCFSALVLISMAITTMIDREIFWQTIERGEKKQFYSRTRETPLTLCKEPQVSANRNGLALCHTCHKLSPSHLVTCPRCGDRLHSRKNQSIPRTWALVLTSALFLVPANLLPIMRVDLFGIPDRSTILDGIIYFFHNGSWFIGMIIFTASILVPVFKIVGLLILLLSTRPCSRRFLRKKTKMFHFIAFIGRWSMLDIFVIALLSALVDFGFFSSVQAAPAATYFCLVVAATMGAAITFDPRIMWDRCFSCTKKKED from the coding sequence TTGAAACCTGATGCGGACATACTGGAGAAGATAACAGCCTGCAGCGGCTGTGACATGCTGTTGCCTGCCATCGATCCGGCCCCCGGCCATACTGTCCTGTGCCCACGTTGTGGCACAACCATAAAAAAACGATCCTCACATTCCATCCTCAAGGTGCTGGCCCTCAGCATCACCGGGCTGCTCCTCTATTTTCCGTCGATTTTTCTACCACTCATGACCTTTGAAAGTTTCGGATTCCATGACAGTGCAAGTATAGTGGACTCCATTATTATTTTTTTCCAGAACGACTATTTCATCGTCTCATCCATGGTGCTCCTTTCCGCTCTTGTTCTCCCTGCTCTTCTTCTCATTCTTATTTTTACTGTCAGTTTTAACCTGTATCGCGAAAATTACCCTTCTTTTCTCCCTCTGGCGTTCAAAGCCTATATCAAACTGGAAGAATGGGCAATGGTTGAAGTCTATCTACTCGGTGTCATGATAACCGTGATCAAAATGAAAGACAGCGCAGATATCCAGTACCATATCGGTCTGTTCTGCTTCTCCGCCCTTGTCCTTATCAGTATGGCAATCACGACCATGATCGACCGGGAAATATTCTGGCAGACCATTGAGCGGGGAGAGAAAAAACAGTTTTATTCCAGAACCAGAGAAACCCCCCTGACTCTCTGCAAAGAACCCCAGGTATCCGCCAACCGCAACGGTCTGGCACTCTGTCATACCTGCCATAAGCTGTCACCCTCACACTTGGTTACCTGTCCTCGATGTGGAGACAGGCTGCACAGCCGCAAAAATCAGTCCATCCCCCGGACCTGGGCGCTGGTGCTGACTTCAGCCCTCTTCCTTGTTCCGGCAAATCTTCTCCCGATCATGCGGGTTGACCTCTTCGGTATCCCTGACCGTTCCACCATCCTTGATGGAATCATTTATTTTTTTCACAATGGTTCATGGTTTATTGGAATGATCATTTTCACTGCCAGTATCCTGGTACCCGTTTTTAAAATCGTGGGACTCCTGATCCTCCTGCTTTCAACACGTCCATGCTCCCGAAGATTCCTGAGAAAAAAAACGAAAATGTTTCATTTTATAGCTTTTATAGGCCGCTGGTCCATGCTCGATATTTTTGTAATCGCCCTGTTATCAGCCCTGGTTGATTTCGGATTTTTCAGCTCCGTTCAGGCCGCTCCTGCCGCAACTTATTTCTGTCTTGTCGTCGCCGCAACCATGGGGGCTGCGATTACCTTTGACCCTCGCATAATGTGGGATCGCTGTTTTTCGTGCACGAAGAAAAAAGAGGACTGA
- a CDS encoding 50S ribosomal protein L11 methyltransferase — MIEEEDWGRNWKEHFKPFAILPGLVIAPSWEKYRPAAGEQVIEIDPGMAFGTGHHETTAIALELVREGLKNKEKDLTLLDVGTGTGILSMAAVLFGCERVLGIDNDPDAVSVARENVFANRMMGKIEISDLPPAGLTDTYYLVVANIVHDVLVDLADDLVRLTSADGRLVLSGLQVGRQLNNIRMILENKGMYCEQEVVKGEWGGLMLKNGTG; from the coding sequence ATGATTGAGGAGGAAGACTGGGGCAGGAACTGGAAGGAACATTTTAAACCCTTTGCCATTCTTCCGGGGCTTGTGATTGCGCCGAGCTGGGAAAAATACAGGCCTGCGGCCGGAGAACAGGTGATTGAGATAGATCCAGGCATGGCTTTTGGGACCGGTCATCATGAAACTACGGCGATAGCCCTGGAGCTGGTGCGGGAGGGTCTCAAAAACAAGGAGAAAGACCTTACTCTGCTGGATGTGGGAACCGGCACGGGAATTCTCAGTATGGCTGCCGTGTTGTTTGGCTGTGAAAGGGTTCTGGGTATCGATAATGACCCTGACGCGGTGTCAGTGGCCCGGGAAAATGTTTTTGCTAACAGGATGATGGGGAAAATTGAAATTTCGGACCTTCCGCCCGCCGGATTGACTGATACATATTATCTGGTTGTTGCCAATATCGTGCATGATGTTCTTGTGGACCTGGCGGATGATCTGGTACGGTTGACTTCAGCGGACGGACGCCTTGTACTTTCAGGTCTTCAGGTGGGCAGGCAACTTAATAATATTCGTATGATCCTGGAGAATAAGGGGATGTACTGTGAGCAGGAAGTGGTGAAGGGGGAATGGGGTGGACTGATGCTGAAGAACGGTACGGGATAA
- a CDS encoding PilZ domain-containing protein: MVTDKREQERFSLNLKARMSCRHTEESTVVETVAANISPGGAFLKTAHPFDMAAKVQIEFQLQYDDLKKLKFILSMETLKQLNKNKKKYIWVTATGVVIRKEDDGIAIIFDTDYQITPLRTGQ; this comes from the coding sequence ATGGTTACCGACAAACGCGAGCAGGAACGTTTTTCCCTGAACCTCAAGGCCAGAATGTCTTGCCGACATACTGAAGAGTCAACCGTCGTTGAAACTGTTGCGGCAAATATCAGTCCCGGGGGTGCCTTTCTGAAAACCGCCCATCCCTTTGACATGGCTGCCAAAGTACAGATTGAATTTCAACTGCAGTACGACGACCTGAAAAAGTTGAAATTCATCCTCTCCATGGAAACATTAAAACAACTTAACAAAAATAAGAAAAAATATATATGGGTCACCGCCACCGGTGTTGTCATCCGCAAGGAGGATGATGGTATCGCCATTATATTTGACACCGATTACCAGATCACTCCCCTGCGAACCGGACAGTAA
- a CDS encoding 16S rRNA (uracil(1498)-N(3))-methyltransferase produces the protein MHRFLFDPADESGKEFFLSEEESRHIVKVLRLKPSTMVELFDGRGSVYRGEILELGRRVRVRCGPILPPLDSQRVEKPVWVAQGVLKGRKMDTLVQKCTELGAGHIIPVASARSQGRADTKQDNKRRQRWQRISLAACKQCKRAAVPLVEKTLSFSEMVRLVETEGNRDQLKLLFWEEEKERGLKDLQNLEQAGSVVIFLGPEGGISEEEVALARERGWLTVGLGCRILRAETATLAALSIIQHYLGNM, from the coding sequence ATGCATCGATTTTTATTTGATCCTGCCGATGAAAGCGGGAAAGAGTTTTTTCTTTCTGAAGAAGAATCCCGCCATATTGTCAAGGTGTTGCGGTTGAAACCTTCAACAATGGTGGAGTTGTTTGATGGTCGAGGTTCGGTGTACAGGGGCGAGATTCTGGAACTGGGGAGGCGGGTCAGGGTTCGATGCGGCCCCATACTGCCGCCGCTCGACAGTCAGCGGGTGGAAAAACCTGTGTGGGTAGCCCAGGGAGTGTTGAAGGGCAGGAAAATGGATACCCTGGTGCAGAAGTGTACTGAGCTTGGTGCCGGTCATATTATTCCCGTGGCAAGTGCACGCAGCCAGGGCAGAGCCGATACAAAACAGGATAACAAGCGGAGGCAGAGGTGGCAGCGAATTTCTCTTGCCGCCTGTAAACAATGTAAACGCGCTGCAGTTCCGCTCGTGGAGAAAACGCTCTCTTTTTCCGAAATGGTGCGGCTGGTTGAAACTGAAGGGAATCGAGATCAGTTGAAACTCCTCTTCTGGGAGGAGGAAAAGGAGAGGGGCCTGAAAGATCTGCAAAACCTGGAGCAGGCGGGATCTGTTGTTATTTTTCTCGGACCTGAAGGTGGAATCAGCGAGGAGGAGGTAGCTCTGGCACGGGAACGGGGCTGGCTGACCGTTGGGCTTGGCTGCCGGATTCTGAGAGCGGAAACGGCCACCCTGGCAGCACTCTCCATTATTCAGCATTATCTTGGAAATATGTAA
- the mnmH gene encoding tRNA 2-selenouridine(34) synthase MnmH, whose product MADLKKNFQEAILAPSRPVSLDFARNKGFRIIDVRSPGEFQQGTIPGAVNIPLFDDDERGVIGTLYRHAGHGEAVSKGFELVESNLATLVESFQPYRGETIVIFCARGGMRSRSVVNLLERYGYSVFQLEGGYKKYRHEILARLESFAPKLIVLHGLTGCGKTRILQELDNSIDLEDLARHRSSLFGAIDREPRNQRAFESHLVQALESLGPEPYFIEGESRKIGRVFIPGPLAMAMKHGVLVLVKCSLETRVKRIIADYPVEDEKTLEQIETILNSLRQKMGNQAVNTMCSNLRQGRLEELVRQLLVDYYDRRYGNCMSDYSYSLEISSENISQAARRLQEFRIFR is encoded by the coding sequence ATGGCAGATTTAAAGAAAAATTTTCAGGAGGCAATTCTTGCTCCTTCCAGGCCGGTTTCACTGGACTTTGCCAGAAACAAAGGGTTTCGGATTATTGACGTTCGTTCTCCGGGAGAGTTTCAACAGGGAACGATTCCGGGAGCGGTGAATATTCCGCTTTTTGATGATGATGAGCGGGGTGTTATCGGTACCCTGTATCGTCATGCCGGCCATGGTGAGGCTGTTTCAAAGGGATTTGAGCTGGTGGAGAGTAATCTTGCCACCCTGGTTGAGTCCTTTCAGCCCTACAGGGGAGAGACAATTGTCATTTTCTGTGCACGGGGCGGTATGCGCTCACGATCAGTGGTCAATCTTCTGGAACGGTATGGGTATTCGGTGTTTCAACTGGAAGGGGGGTATAAAAAATATCGTCATGAAATACTGGCACGCCTGGAGAGCTTTGCGCCAAAGCTGATCGTTCTCCATGGCCTGACCGGTTGTGGCAAGACCAGAATCCTCCAGGAGCTGGACAACAGTATCGACCTGGAAGATCTTGCCCGTCACCGTTCTTCACTTTTCGGAGCGATTGACCGGGAACCACGGAACCAGCGGGCGTTTGAAAGCCACCTGGTGCAGGCCCTTGAATCCCTTGGTCCCGAACCGTATTTTATTGAAGGAGAGAGTCGGAAAATAGGGCGGGTTTTTATCCCGGGCCCCCTTGCCATGGCCATGAAGCACGGAGTATTAGTCCTGGTAAAATGCTCACTTGAAACCCGGGTCAAAAGAATTATTGCAGATTATCCGGTTGAAGACGAAAAAACACTGGAGCAGATAGAAACAATTCTCAACTCCCTGCGACAGAAGATGGGGAACCAGGCTGTTAATACGATGTGTTCAAACCTCAGGCAGGGGCGCCTTGAAGAGCTGGTTCGGCAATTGCTGGTTGATTATTATGACAGACGGTACGGAAACTGCATGAGTGACTACAGCTATTCACTTGAAATTTCATCAGAAAATATTTCACAGGCGGCCCGCCGCCTGCAGGAATTTCGCATTTTCAGGTGA
- a CDS encoding GyrI-like domain-containing protein, with protein MIQFVLIVLAALLACGGIFLFLLIKGPDLSGYQHLRNPRVTTPGDTTVLVVPFTATTDELKGVFGFLMKNYFKLKGVVKIPWKIPPTSARYENALDFDMPAEKRQHVFANMIWRGEAAIPLPSAVTELPKLKHDTLSAVIDHRHYGKMAEILHLGPYENEAPTVNRLKKYITEKGYEISGPHEEVYLRSPGTPFCKPERYVTLIRYPVRKT; from the coding sequence ATGATACAATTTGTCCTGATCGTACTTGCAGCACTTTTGGCCTGTGGTGGAATCTTTCTCTTTCTGCTGATCAAGGGACCCGACCTCTCCGGTTATCAGCATCTGCGCAATCCACGGGTAACGACTCCTGGCGACACCACGGTCCTGGTCGTCCCCTTTACGGCAACCACTGATGAGTTAAAAGGTGTTTTCGGCTTTCTGATGAAAAATTATTTTAAATTGAAGGGAGTAGTTAAAATCCCCTGGAAAATTCCACCCACTTCAGCGCGCTATGAAAATGCTCTGGACTTTGATATGCCTGCCGAAAAACGTCAGCATGTCTTTGCCAACATGATCTGGCGGGGAGAAGCGGCAATTCCCCTGCCATCTGCCGTTACTGAGCTGCCAAAACTCAAACATGATACACTGAGTGCCGTAATTGATCACCGGCACTATGGAAAAATGGCGGAAATCCTCCATCTTGGCCCTTATGAAAATGAAGCACCAACAGTGAACAGGCTGAAAAAATATATCACGGAGAAGGGTTACGAAATCTCCGGCCCCCATGAAGAGGTCTACCTGCGGAGTCCGGGAACCCCTTTCTGTAAACCGGAACGTTATGTCACTCTGATCCGCTACCCGGTTCGCAAAACCTGA
- a CDS encoding helix-turn-helix transcriptional regulator — MKIDRLLSIVIMLLNRDRVQARELADYFEVSTRTIYRDIDAINRAGIPVVTHQGNKGGVGIVEGYRLDRQVLTLDDMVSMLSILKGVNATFQNRQVDRSIEKLHALIPADRQGEVQKQISSLVIDIMPWGIRHQEEKIELLQGAIGDRFLIEFSYRDGNGARSRRTVEPMTLIFKSTAWYLFAYCRLRNDFRLFRLTRMTELTLTGIKFNRRPGQYQHYDHQCTGNTRMIKLKVKFSAEIRHTIEDYFEESFLKYQENGDILAHFEVPDNDWVLSWLLSLGNKAELIEPAEMRVQLQEKARKIEKLYQT; from the coding sequence GTGAAAATAGACCGCCTGCTATCCATTGTTATCATGCTGCTGAACAGGGACAGAGTCCAAGCCAGAGAACTTGCCGATTACTTCGAAGTTTCCACCCGGACAATCTACCGTGATATCGATGCCATTAACAGGGCAGGTATTCCGGTGGTCACCCACCAGGGAAATAAAGGTGGTGTTGGTATAGTCGAAGGCTACAGACTGGACCGCCAGGTTTTGACCCTTGATGATATGGTTTCCATGCTTTCAATACTGAAAGGGGTCAACGCCACCTTCCAGAACCGTCAGGTAGACCGTTCCATTGAAAAACTGCACGCCCTTATCCCTGCAGACAGGCAGGGTGAAGTCCAAAAACAGATCAGTAGCCTCGTCATAGATATCATGCCATGGGGGATTCGTCACCAGGAAGAGAAAATAGAACTTCTTCAAGGTGCCATAGGTGACCGTTTTCTCATTGAATTCTCCTATCGTGATGGAAACGGCGCCAGGTCCCGAAGAACCGTTGAACCGATGACCTTGATTTTTAAAAGTACAGCCTGGTATCTTTTTGCTTATTGCAGGCTCCGAAATGATTTCAGACTGTTTCGCCTGACAAGAATGACGGAACTGACCCTGACTGGAATAAAATTCAACCGCAGACCCGGCCAATACCAACATTATGACCACCAGTGTACCGGCAATACGCGGATGATCAAACTGAAGGTCAAATTTTCGGCGGAGATACGGCATACTATCGAGGATTATTTTGAGGAATCTTTTCTCAAATACCAGGAAAACGGCGATATACTCGCCCACTTCGAGGTACCGGACAATGACTGGGTTCTCTCCTGGTTATTGAGCCTGGGGAATAAGGCAGAACTCATTGAACCGGCAGAAATGCGGGTCCAGTTACAGGAAAAAGCCAGAAAAATAGAAAAACTTTATCAAACATGA
- the dsrP gene encoding sulfate reduction electron transfer complex DsrMKJOP subunit DsrP produces MNAVPHKNLKSFLTDAVRWNLRGGIAFQIFRIFLLFGMGFGIYAYSFQARFGLSVTGMNDIVSWGLYISNFTFLVGVAAAAVMLILPAYMFHDPGFHRVVIIGEGVAVGALVMCLSFIAVDLGGPLQAWHLIPGIGLFNFPSSILAWDVLVLNGYLLLNGLVPAYILYSHYMGRKADERKYRPFVFLSIFWAFSIHMVTAFLYQGLPARPFWNNPLMGPRFLASAFAAGPALIALILAIIHSTTDYKIDRKVFRKLRLIITISAIVNLIMLFSEIFKEFYFPTHHSSSAVYLFFGMDGHNSLVPWIWTSVIINLLATLVIAFNPGKDNPKVLLPACGFLFIAVWMEKGIGLIVPGLIPSPLGEVVDYLPTWVELGVTLGILCLGITVVTWLIRTALIIEQRYEGAD; encoded by the coding sequence ATGAATGCAGTCCCCCATAAAAATCTTAAATCCTTTTTAACCGATGCCGTTCGCTGGAATCTCAGGGGTGGAATTGCCTTCCAGATTTTCAGAATTTTCCTGCTCTTCGGCATGGGATTCGGTATCTATGCCTACTCGTTTCAGGCAAGATTTGGTCTTTCGGTAACGGGAATGAACGACATTGTCAGCTGGGGACTCTACATTTCCAATTTTACCTTTCTGGTGGGAGTTGCGGCAGCAGCCGTTATGCTGATCCTGCCCGCTTACATGTTTCATGATCCCGGTTTTCACAGGGTGGTCATCATCGGTGAAGGTGTTGCCGTGGGAGCACTGGTTATGTGCCTGTCCTTTATTGCAGTGGATTTGGGTGGACCTCTTCAGGCATGGCATCTTATTCCGGGAATAGGCCTCTTTAATTTCCCTTCGTCGATTCTGGCCTGGGATGTCCTGGTGCTCAACGGCTATCTTCTTTTAAACGGTCTTGTACCCGCCTATATTCTTTACAGCCATTACATGGGACGCAAGGCAGATGAACGAAAATACCGCCCCTTTGTTTTTCTCTCAATCTTCTGGGCCTTTTCCATTCATATGGTCACAGCCTTTCTCTACCAGGGTCTTCCTGCACGACCATTCTGGAATAATCCCCTTATGGGACCACGCTTTCTCGCCTCCGCCTTTGCGGCCGGTCCTGCCCTGATAGCCCTGATACTTGCCATCATTCACAGCACCACTGACTACAAAATAGACCGAAAGGTTTTCCGTAAACTGCGCCTGATCATCACCATTTCAGCAATCGTTAACCTGATCATGCTCTTTTCCGAGATATTCAAGGAATTTTACTTTCCAACTCACCATTCAAGCTCCGCCGTCTACCTCTTCTTCGGCATGGACGGTCATAATTCTCTTGTTCCATGGATATGGACCTCGGTCATTATTAATCTCCTGGCTACTCTGGTGATTGCCTTCAACCCCGGCAAAGACAACCCGAAGGTGCTCCTGCCCGCCTGTGGCTTTCTTTTTATAGCGGTGTGGATGGAAAAGGGCATCGGTTTAATTGTCCCCGGACTTATTCCCTCCCCCCTTGGAGAAGTTGTCGATTACCTGCCCACCTGGGTTGAACTGGGAGTAACCCTTGGTATTCTCTGCCTGGGAATTACGGTAGTGACCTGGTTGATCCGAACCGCGCTGATTATTGAACAGCGATATGAAGGTGCCGACTGA